One genomic segment of Sander lucioperca isolate FBNREF2018 chromosome 10, SLUC_FBN_1.2, whole genome shotgun sequence includes these proteins:
- the ifnlr1 gene encoding interferon lambda receptor 1 has product MWSMEVSILFLFCYVSFSPGNGGVHFESENFYNILKWDPVKPTFPGEKVLYSIQYWSDAKDGGNQIKEECQNITALSCNLTAETPSVPDVYYRALVYSNGSLLSSTNRFKPIAETILGPPILSTYTTVSSLHVNVTLPLGPKGVSVADIISSSKNGPSKTVIVYTLNITHPKWAAQVNKTTTGQFVINLKNNQTEYCGYVVYQPSSEWGRPNSTIAPFCVTLPDDPLMLLPWVLVSAALLTAIIIMAVVCMCNYAKGGMKKSMPQLLITTLSTQPRVLQSPDRNLIISKPEGCVPSDKTVYTTIRVKPNMPPIGSGGYSPQDIPWQGSTGSSVDTGAHSRTSNPEDTSAQSSEIYSVVAVHVPAEQNEDFQQATNDNRETSYLPSSSSGESWDKGGASPNLTSNGVRPLPDLDPCESNPARPLLLQTVRDTNGQLVLPLLPFQLQSSTDDTVSPLIPERKPLLSDLIDSKKDRPSLASLQSFDSSEWSDSGCDDSAVQSPTQPYSNNHYFQTQPVAPYFHQECQTTPPDNAIFESGYKQNWMPASKDSCEYRKTNYPWTWTGPKKEESGDEDEDRGGEERPREILLGGWMVQIQE; this is encoded by the exons ATGTGGTCTATGGAGGTCAGCATCCTCTTTCTGTTCTGCTATG ttTCTTTTTCACCTGGCAATGGGGGAGTGCATTTTGAATCCGAGAACTTTTATAACATACTCAAGTGGGACCCCGTGAAGCCTACATTCCCTGGAGAAAAGGTCCTCTATAGCATCCAGTACTGGAG TGATGCTAAGGATGGAGGAAATCAGATAAAAGAGGAGTGTCAGAACATTACTGCTCTATCCTGTAACCTGACTGCAGAAACCCCATCAGTTCCTGACGTTTACTACCGGGCTCTTGTGTACTCTAACGGCAGCTTACTTTCCAGCACCAACAGGTTTAAACCTATAGCAGAAA CTATTTTGGGTCCACCAATCTTGTCTACATACACAACAGTGTCATCCCTGCATGTTAATGTCACCCTGCCCTTGGGGCCAAAAGGAGTCTCCGTTGCGGACATCATATCCAGCAGCAAAAATGGACCTTCCAAAACTGTAATTGTTTATACCTTAAATATCACCCATCCAAAGTGGGCTGCACAG GTTAATAAAACCACAACTGGCCAGTTCGTCATCAACTTGAAGAACAACCAAACGGAGTACTGTGGATATGTGGTCTACCAGCCGTCTTCTGAATGGGGTCGCCCCAACAGTACGATTGCCCCCTTCTGTGTCACACTGCCAG ATGATCCTCTGATGCTTTTGCCATGGGTTCTCGTGAGTGCTGCTCTTCTGACGGCCATAATCATAATGgcagttgtgtgtatgtgcaacTATGCGAAGGGTGGAATGAAAAAGAGCATGCCACAGCTATTG ATAACCACACTCAGCACCCAGCCAAGAGTACTGCAGTCTCCAGATAGGAATCTCATCATTTCCAAACCGGAGGGCTGCGTTCCAAGTGACAAAACAGTTTACACAACAATCCGAGTAAAGCCAAATATGCCTCCAATTGGGTCTGGAGGTTATTCCCCCCAGGACATTCCCTGGCAAGGCAGCACTGGCTCCTCTGTGGACACAGGTGCACACAGTCGGACCTCAAATCCAGAGGACACAAGCGCCCAGTCCTCAGAAATCTACAGTGTTGTGGCTGTCCATGTCCCTGCTGAACAGAATGAAGACTTTCAGCAGGCAACCAACGACAACAGAGAAACCAGTTACCTCCCATCATCTTCCAGTGGAGAAAGCTGGGATAAAGGTGGAGCGAGTCCAAACCTGACTTCAAATGGAGTACGACCGTTACCTGATCTGGACCCTTGTGAGAGCAATCCAGCCAGGCCACTGCTGTTGCAAACAGTGAGGGATACCAACGGCCAACTTGTGTTGCCTTTACTCCCTTTTCAGTTACAGAGCAGCACAGATGACACAGTATCACCCCTTATCCCAGAGAGAAAACCCCTTTTATCTGACCTCATAGACTCCAAGAAGGACAGGCCATCATTGGCATCCTTGCAGAGCTTCGACAGCTCAGAGTGGTCAGACTCAGGGTGTGATGATAGCGCTGTGCAATCACCAACCCAGCCCTACAGCAACAACCATTATTTCCAAACTCAACCAGTTGCTCCTTATTTCCACCAGGAATGTCAGACCACACCACCTGATAATGCCATATTTGAATCAGGTTACAAACAAAACTGGATGCCTGCATCCAAAGACAGTTGTGAATACAGAAAGACAAACTATCCGTGGACCTGGACGGGCCCCAAAAAGGAGGAGTCaggtgatgaagatgaagacagaggaggagaggagagaccaAGGGAAATTCTTCTAGGAGGTTGGATGGTACAAATTCAAGAATAA